The following nucleotide sequence is from Firmicutes bacterium ASF500.
CCCGATCTCCCGGCGGTAGGGCTGTCTGGGCGGCGGGGCCTGCCGCCCTTTCGAGGAGCTCTTCCCCTTGGAGGAGGGCGCGGTCCGCCGTCCCCCGCTGTTGGAGGAGCGCCCCCCGCTGGATGCGGCCCGGCTCCCCCCTGTTTTCTTCTGTGTCGCCATTATGTAAACTTCCTTTCAGTTGCAGACAAAGCTATACCGCCGGGACAAAGGTCCAGTCCATAAAGATCAGCAGCAGCGCCAGCGCGCCCGCCCCCCAGCAGTAGAAGGCGAAGGCCCCGAAGCGGCCCTTGTCGGCCAGCAGCTTCACCAGCTGGATGGAGAAATAGCCCACCACCGCGGCGATGACCATGCCAAGCAGATATTTGGGCAGGTTTTCCTGGGGAATCCCCCCCTCCAGCTCCATCACGTCCAGCACCTTCAGCAGGGTGGCCCCCAGCACGGCGGGCAGGGACATGAGGAAGGAGTACCGCACGGCAAATTTTCGGTCAAAGCCCCGGACCATCCCGGCGGAAATGGTACAGCCGGAGCGGGACAGCCCTGGCACTGTGGCAACACCCTGTGCGACGCCCACCAGAAGCACGTCCAGAAGGGTGGCGCTGCGCACCGTCTTATGCCCCTTGGCCATCTGGTCGGAGAGAAACAGGATGCAGCCCGTCACCAGCAGGGCGCAGGCGACGAAAACGGGGTTGCTCCCCAGGGCCTCCACCTTGTCCTGAATGGGCAGTACCAGAAACAGGGGCAGGGTGCCCACAATGATCAGCAGCACCATCCGCCGGGCCTCCGGCGGGTTGCCCCGGTAGGTCCTGCGGGAGAACAGGTCGATGAAGAAGCTGAAAAACTCCAAAATCATCTCCCAGATGTCCTGCCAGTAGACCACGCACACCGCCAGCAGGGTGGCGAAGTGGAGCAGGACGTTAAACAGCTGGTCGGGCTCGGGCATCCCGAAAAAGTGCTGAAACAGAGTCAGGTGGCCTGAGCTGGAGATGGGCAGAAATTCGGCCACGCCCTGAACAAAGCCCAGGACGGCGGACATGAAGTAGGACAAGATGATGTACCTCCCAAAGGGGCAAAAAGCCCATAAAATCAGTAAATATTATATTAACACAGACCGGAGGAAAATTCCAGTGTTTTTATTCTGGCGTTGTGTCAAGTAAAAAGACGGGGTTTCCCCCGCCTTTTCAGCGTTTTTTCTCCTCGATCATCCCATACAGGCACTCCAGGGCGTCGGACAGACCGCCGATCTGGTCGATGAGGCCCAGCTCCACCGCCTCCTCGCCGTAGATGACGCTGCCCACGTCAGCGGCCAGCTCACCCGTTTGGAGCATCAGCTTTGTAAAGGCTTCCCGCTTCACACGGCTGTTGGCGGTGACGAACTGCAAAATGCGCTCCTGAATACGCTCGAAGTAGTAGAAGGTCTGGGGCACGCCGATGACCAGGCCGTTGAGCCGGACCGGGTGAATGGTCATAGCTGCCGACGGGGCGATAAAGGACCTCTGCGCCGACACCGCCAGGGGCACGCCGATAGAGTGGCTCCCCCCCAGCACCAGGGATACGGTGGGCTTGGACATGGAGGCGATTACCTCCGAAATTGCCAGCCCGGCCTCCACGTCTCCCCCGCCGTTGTTCAGCAGAATCAGCAGACCGTCTACCTCTCTGCTCCCCTCGATGGTAGCCAGAAGGGGCAGGACATGCTCATATTTGGTGCTCTTGCTGGTGGGCGGCAGCAGCTGGTGCCCCTCGATCTGCCCCACAATGGTCAGCACATAGACCGTCCCCCGGTCCGTGCGGATTAGCGACGACCCCAGGTCCTCAATTGAATTTTCGGAAATTTGCTCCTGTTCCTCGTCCATAAGACAGCGCCTCCTTTTGTGTAGGGGCGGGTATTACCCGCCCGTTCTATCGACACGCAGCCGCAATCCCGCGGGCGGATGATATCCGCCCCTACAGTTTGGCATTAGGATGTGCAGAACAGCGGATTTTAGCCGCTCTACTTTTCGTACATAAAAAGGGCCTGCCAAATGGCAGGCCCTTTCCCTTTACAGCGCTTCAAATACCGCCTTCATACCTTTAAAGGTCATATAGCAGTCCAGCTTGCCCACCGTCTCGAAGGGGGCGTGCATGGACAGGACGGGAACGCCGGCGTCCAGGGTGTCGATGTCCCGCTCGGCCATATAGGCGGCCACGGTGCCGCCGCCTCCGGCGTCCACCTTGCCCAGCTCGGCCATCTGCCAGACCACGTTGGCACTGTCCAGCACCCGGCGCACCCGGGCCACCACCTCGGCGGAGGCGTCGGAGGCCCCCGACTTGCCCCGGGCTCCGGTGTACTTACACAGGCCCATGCCGTAGTTGACAAAGGCGCTGTTGCGCTTCTCATACACGTCGGCAAAGTTGGGGTCGTAGGCGGCGGTCACGTCGGCGGACAGGCAGAAGGACTTCTCATAGCAGGCCCGCAGGGGGACGCTCTGAGCCTCGCACAGGTCGGTCATAAAGGTGTCGAAGGCGGCGGACTTCATGCCGGTGACCCCCTCGGAGCCGATCTCCTCCTTGTCGGCCAGCATACACACGGCGGTGTACTCGGGGGCGGACAGCTGGAGGATAGCGGCCAGACAGGCGTAGGCGCACACCCGGTCGTCGTGGCCGTAGGCCCCGATGAGGGAGCGGTCAAAGCCGATGTCGCTGGCGTTGAACGCGGGGACGGCGGACAGCTCGGCGGAGATAAAGTCCTCCTCAATAATGCCGTACTTCCGATTCAGCAGCTCCAGAGCGGTCAGCTTCACCCGGTCCTTGCCCTCGTCGTCCGCCAGGGGGCGGCTGCCCACCAGGATGTTCAGGCTCTCAGCCGGGATGGCCTCCCCCAGCGGCTTTTTGGACTGCTCCACCCCCAGATGGGGCAGCAGGTCGTCAATGGTGAACAGGGGGTCGCCCTCCCCGTTCCCGATGGACACCCGGATGGTCTGGCCGCTCTTGAGGGCCACAACGCCGTGGAGCTCCAGGGGGATGGTCACCCACTGATACTTCCGCAGACCGCCGTAGTAGTGGGTCTTCAAGAAGGCCAGCTCCTCCGCCTCATAGAGGGGGTTCTGCTTCAAATCCAGCCGGGGGGAGTCGATGTGGGCCGCGCCGATGTTGGCCCCCTCAGACAGGGGCTTCCGGCCAATGACGGCAAGTGTAATCGCTTTACCCCGGTTGACCCGGTACACCTTGTCCCCGGCTTTCAGGGCGGTCCCCCGGACGTAGGGCCGGAACCCGGCGTTCTCCGCCAGGGCAATGGTCCGGTCCACACACTCCCGCTCGGTCTTGCCTGCGTCCAGGAACTGCTTGTAGCCGGTGCAGTAGGCCTCCATAGCCTCCAGCTCGCCGGAGACCAGCCGGTCATAGCCGTTCTTCTTCTCATAGAGCAGCGCTTTGCGCAGCTGCTCTCCCCTGCTCTGTTCCTTCAATTCGTCGCTCACGATAAAGCCTCCTTTAAAAATTTCCGCACCTTTTGGGAAAATTCCTCCGGTGTGGAGCAGTCATTTACTAAAGTATAGTCACAATTTTGGGAAAAATACTCATCCGGCTTTTGCGCCCTGACCCGAGCCCAAGCGTAGTCCTGAGAAATGCCCTCCCGGGCCATGATGCGCTTCACCCGCACCTCTGGCGGGGCCAGGACGGCCACCGTCAGTTGACATAACTCTCTCAGCGGGCACTCCAGCAAGGCGATGGCGTCCACCGCCGCCAGGACCTTCCCCTGGGCCCGGTGGGCCTGGAGCAGCTCCTGGGTGCGCTCCACCACCGCCCTCCAGGCGATGGCGTTGAGGGCCTCCAGCTTCCCGGCGTCCCCAAAGACGATGGCCCCCAGACGCTTCCGGTCGATGGGGCCCGTCCCCTCTCGAAGGGGCCCAAACTCCTTCTCCAGAGCCTCCTGTAAGGCGGAATCACCTTCCAGCAGCTGATGGTACACCTCGTCGCAGTCGATGACTCCGCCCCCCAGGTTTTCCACCTCCCGGAGCAGGGTGGTCTTCCCCGCTCCGGTGGGGCCGGTGATGCCCAGGACGGTCATTTGCTCAGCCACGCCAGGGCCTCTTCCTCGGTGGCCCAGAAGCCCGTCTGACTCCCCTTGTTGCTCTCATAGATGAAGTCCTTCAGGGGCTCGCTGGTGTAGTGGGAAAAGTCCCCCACAATGGCCAGCCGCATCTGATAGTTGGTAAATTTCTGCAAGACCTCCCCCGCCAGCCCGGAGGACAGGCGGAAAAAGGACTCGTCCAGCTGCTCCTTGCGCAAAATCACGGCGGAACAGCCCGTCTCATATCGTACGGAGGCCAGCAGCTCCACGGCGGAGGAGCCGTCCCGGATCAGGACCTCCTCGGCGCGCACCAGGGCTGCCTCCCCTTTTTGTTCAAATTTCATTGTTTCCTCCTAAAATTTCAATCATTACGCTTCAATAATATGGAAGCCAGCCGCCTTGCTCAGGCGGTTGACCACGGCCAGGCCCATGCCGCCGGTGCCGGGGCACTGGGCCCAAATGTGCTTCACTCCGCTGCCGTCCATAGCCCGCAGGGCGCGGAAGAGGCGGCGGGCGTGCTCAAAGCTGTCCAGCGTCCCCCCCAGGGCCTCCACCGGATGATTTTCAAACCAGTGGGCAAACTCGTTGAAGCAGATCACACCCTCCCAGTAGCTGTCGGAGATGTGGTCCAGGATATACTGCGCACTGCGGGCCGGTTCCCCCTTGACCACGGTGACCGGCGCTTTGGGGGCGTAGTGGCGGTATTTCATGCCGGGGGCCCGGGGGGTCTCCCCCTCCTTCATGGGGCGGGTGACGGCCGGGTCCAGCTCGATCTCCCCCAGCACATCCCGCAGCTCCTCCAGGGGGACGCCGCCGGGGCGCAGGAGCCGGGGCGGCTGGCAGGTCAGGTCCACAATGGTGGACTCCACCCCCACCTGACAGCTGCCGCCGTCCAGAATGGCGTCGATTTTCCCCTCCATGTCGTCCAGCATGTGCTGTGCGGTGGTGGGGCTGGGCTTTCCCGAGGTATTCCCCGAGGGCGCGGCGACGGGGGTCCCCGCCGTCCGGATGATGGCCCGGCACATGGCGTGGGCGGGGCACCGCATCCCCACCGTGTCCAGCCCGGCGGTCACCGCGTCGGGCACCACCGGCTTCCGCCGCAGGATCATAGTCAGCGGTCCGGGCCAGAACCGCTCCGCCAGCCGCCAGGCCGACGGGGGGATCTCCTGGCAGTAGTCCTCCAGCCAGGAAGCGTCCGGGATGTGCAGAATTAGCGGGTTGTCCTGGGGCCTTCCCTTGGCCTGGAAGATGTTCTGAACCGCCAGCGGATTCAGCCCGTTGGCCCCCAGGCCGTACACCGTCTCGGTGGGGATGCCCACCAGGCCGCCCGACCGGAGAATGACAGCCGCTTTTTCAATTTCGTTTGGTCCGAGAAGCTGCGTGTTCATGCCAGTATCAACTCCACCAGTTCCCGGGCGGTCTCCGCGATGAAGTCCGCCCCCTCCTCTTCCAGCTCCCGCCGGGTCCGGAAGCCCCACAGCACGCCGCAGCTGGTGAGGCCCCCATTTTTCGCGGTGCGGATATCCACACTGCTGTCCCCCACGAAGAGGGTGTCATCCGCCGCCGCCCCCAGCTCCCCCATCAGCCGGTGCAGCAGGGTGGGGTCGGGCTTGACGGGCACGCCGGGCAGCGCCCCCTGAACGGCGTGGAACACCCCGGGGTAGTACCGCTCCACCACCGGGAAGGCCGCGTCGTGGGGCTTGTTGGACAGGACAGCCAGGGTCAGCCCCGCCTCCCGCAGCTGACGGACCGCCTTGGGCATCCCGGGATAGGCCGTCGTCTTGTCCTCCTTGTGGGCGTTGTACCGCTCTGTAAATTCCTCCAGCGTCACCCGCCGCAGCTCCTCGGTGATCTCCACCTCCGGCGGGACCACCCGCTCCAACAGCTTGGGCGCGCCGTTGCCTACAAAATATTTGTACTCCTCCACCCTGTGGGCGGGCCAGCCGTGTTGGGCGCACACCCAGTTAACGGCGGCGGCCAGGTCCTCCAGCGTGTTCAGGAGGGTGCCGTCCAGGTCGAAAATGACATTTTTATACATATATCAAGCTCCCTTTGTAGGGCGTGACCACTGGGCACGCCGTTCCCCGGAAATCACCGGAATACGGCGGTGCGCCGAGGCCGCCGCGCCCCATGAGAATTATTCATACACCCCGATCTCCATACAGCCGATCTCCACGGTGGTGTCCCGGGGAAATTCCGCCCGCTGGAGGTAGGCCTTCACCGCCACCTGGGCGTGCTTGGGGTTGGCTCGCTCGTCCTCCAGGTCCAGGTCGATCCGCCCGGCCTCGCCGCCGCAGACGGAGCCCAAATCCTCCAGCACCTCGTTCAGCTCCCCCACCACGTCGTTCAGGGTCTTGCCCTCGGGGAGGGCATGATAGTGAATATACATTTCCATGTTGATATGCTTCCTTTCCTAAATATATTAAAATGCTCCGTCATGTAGGGCAAGGGCTCTGCCCTTGCCTAAACCAATTTGCCTTTGGGTGAGGCAAGGGCAGAGCCCTTGCCCTACAAAACGGAACCCGCGCACGTCAGTTTACCCCTGCTCTTTCAACAGCTCCGCCTGATGGTCGGCGGCCAGGGCGTCAATGATCTCGTCCAGGGCGCCGTCCATCACCTGATCTATTTTATACAGCGTCAGGCCGATACGGTGATCAGTGACCCGTCCCTGGGGGAAGTTGTAGGTTCGGATGCGCTCGTTGCGCATACCGGAGCCCACCTGACTGCGCCGCTGGGCGGTATATTCGCCCAAAATTTTCTCCTGCTCCTCCTCATACAGCCGGGAGGCCAGGAGCCGCATGGCCTTGTCCCGGTTCTGGAACTGACTGCGCTCCTGCTGGCACTCCACCACCGTGCCGGTGGGCTTGTGGATAAGCCGCACGGCGGAGGAGGTCTTGTTGACGTGCTGTCCCCCCGCCCCGGAGGAGCGGAACACCTGCATCTCGATGTCCGCCGGGTCGAGCCGGACATCCGCCGTCTCCATCTCGGGCAGGACGGCCACCGTCACCGTGGAGGTGTGGACCCGCCCGCCGGACTCGGTCTCCGGCACCCGCTGGACCCGGTGGACGCCGCTCTCGAACTTGAACCGGGACCAGGCCCCGTCCCCCTCCACTGTAAAGACGATTTCCTTTACTCCGCCCAGCTCCGTTTCGCTGGAGGAGTCCACCTCCGCCCGCCAGCCCCTGGACTCGGCGTACATGGAGTACATTCGGAACAGGGAGTGGGCGAACAGCGCCGCCTCCTCCCCGCCCACGCCGGCCCGGATCTCCACGATGACGTTTTTGCCGTCGTTGGGGTCCCGGGGCAGCAGAAGAATTTGCAGCTCCCGCTCCAGCCGGGGCAGCTCCTCCAGCGCCGCGTGGAGCTCCTCCTGGGCCAGCTCCTTCAGCTCCGGGTCGGACATCATCTCCTCCGCCTGAGCCTTGGCGTCCAGCGTCCGCCGGTAGGTCCGAAAGACCTCCACCAGCGGCTGGAGCTCCGACTGCTCCTTGTTCAGCTTGGCCACCAGCTCCGGGTCGTTATACGTCTCCGACGCCCCCAGCCGGGCCTCGATCTGTGAATATTTCGCCTCAATGGCGTTCAGCTTGTCCAGCATGGACAGCCCTCCTCGCTCGCTCTCTCGTCCCCGCCGCAGCGGGCCAAGGCCCCCTTGCTAAAGGGGGCTGGCACCGCCGTCAGGCGGTGACTGGGGGATTCCGTTCGAACGAAGTCCCCGGTGGAATCCCCCCGCCACTTCGTGGCCCTCCCCCCTTTGGCAAGGGGGGCTTTTGGTGCCCTCTAAGGCGTATCCGTTCGACCGGCAAGATAATCCAAACTTACGCCGCCAAAATCGGCAATACGTGCAAAAATCGTCACCTGTGGCTCCCGTTTGCCGTACTCATAATCTTGATAAGTTCGGGAAGATACACCAATCTCTTTCGCAAAAGCAGCTTGAGACATTCCCATGCCCTTGCGGACCTTGATCAACCGCTCAGAAAAAACAGACATTTTTCTTACACCCTCTTGACATCGTCAGATCTGACGTGTATTATATAGATGCGTCAGATTCGACGCAAGCCATCATTTTGGGAGGTGCTACCTATGGAACCTTTATTTGAAGCTCTCTACATCTACGCCGCAGAAAAGCGGTGCGGCTCTTTTCTGCCGGAAGACCGCGCCGAACAGTTCAGGCAGGAAAACAAGGTGCGCCGCGCCGTGGAGGAACTGACAGACAAGGGATGCGAGGATTTAGCCCGGCAGATGGAGGACAGCCTGACCTCCCTGTCCTGGCTGAGCCAGCGCCGGTTTTTCCGGGCGGGGCTGTCCATTGGCCTGGAGCTGAGCCGCCTGTGATTACCGGTCAAATACGAAGGATTTTGCCAAGGCCAGAGGCTCCCGGATGTACATTTTCAGGCGCGAGGGCACGTGGCTGGAGGGCGCGGCCAAGGTAGAGATATTTTCAAACCCCGCCCGTCCGGCCAGCATTCTGGCCCGTGTAAGGTGGAAGCCGTTGGACACAATGAGCACGCCGTCCCCAAGGTTCACCCCCGCCTCCTTCAAATGCTTGGCACTGTAGGTCATGTTCTGAAAGGTGTTGTGGGACAGGCTCTCCTGAATGATTTGCTCCGGGGCGACGCCCTTCTGGACCAGGTAAGCGGCCATAGCCTCGGCCTCGCTGGTGGGCTCCTCCGGACCCTGGCCGCCGGACACTACCACAGTCATGCCCGGGTGGTCCTCCAGATATTCCAGCGCCTTATCCAGCCGGTCCTGGAGCAGAACCGACGGCCCCCAGGGCTTCACCTGACAGCCCAGCACCACCATAACCTGGGGGTCCCCCTGGACCGCGTCGTGGGAGCCGCTCAGCACCAGGCCGAGCAGTCCCCCGAACACCAGCGCCCCCAGAAGGACCAGAGCCAGGAGCACCTTCACAGCGGGGTTCAGCCGTTTTCCCTTGTAGCTTGCCAGCTCGATCTTAGACCTTCCATCGCTCATCCCCGCGCCTCCTCCAAATCAGCCGCCAGTTTTTCCCACTTCGCATAGAGGTGGGCCAGCTCGTCTTCCAAGGCCTCCCGCTGCTGGTAGAGCTCCTGGAGCTTCAAATAGTCCGCCGCGGCCTCCTGAATGGCAAGCTCCAAATCATACATTTTCTCCTCAGCGGAGGCCACCGCCCGCTCGGCGGCGTTGACCTCTTTTTCCAGGTTTTTGGTGCCGCCTGGGCGCTTGGGCTTTTCCTTTTTCTCCGGGGGCGCGTCTTTCACCGTCGGCGCGCCGGGGTCGGCCAGCTTTCCCCGCTCCTTGGCGGACAGATATTCCTGATAGGTACCCTTGAAATCGGTGATTTTGCCCTCCTCCAGCATCCAGATGCGGGTGGCGAAGCGGTCGATGAAGTACCGGTCGTGGGAGACGAAGAGCAGGTTGCCCTCGTACTCCTCCACCGCCTCCTCAATCCACTCCCGGCTCTGGATGTCCAGGTGGTTGGTGGGCTCGTCCAGGATGAGCAGGTTGATCTTGCTGTCCATGAGCATACACAGCCTCAGCCGGGACTGCTCCCCGCCGGACAGGGCGGACACCGGCTTGAACACGTCCTCCCCCCGGAATTTGAAGGAGGCCAGCCGGTTCCGGGCGGTCTGAGCGGTGCAGTCCAGGTCGTAGAGCATGGTGTCCACCAGGGTGCGCTCCGGGTGGTCGAAGTGGATAATCTGCGGCAGGTATCCCACCTTTACAGTGGGCCCCCGTCTAAGCTTCCCGCCGTCCGGCTCCTCCTCGCCCATGATGATCTTGATGAGGGTGGATTTGCCGGTTCCGTTGTCCCCCAGCAGGGCGATGCGCTCGCCCCCCTCCACCTCCAGATTCACGTCCGCGAACAGCTTCCGCTCCCCGAAGGCCTTTTCCAGACTCTTGATGGACAGCACCTCGTCCCCCCGGAACTCCCGCTCCCCGAAGCGGACCGCCATCTTCCGGTCCTTCCTGGGCTTGTCCGTCTGACGGATGCGCTCAATGCGCTTCTCCATGGACTGGGCCCGCTTGAAAATTTTGTCGTTGCCCGAGTAGGCCCAGATACGCAGCTGCTCCGCCGCCTGCTCCAGCTGTTGAATCTTGGCCTGCTCCTTCTCATACTGACGCAGCTTCTCCTCGTACCGCCGCTCCTTTTCCACGGCATAAAAGCTGTAATTTCCGGAGTAAAACTCCGCTTTCCCCTCCTGAATCTCCACCACCCGCCGGACCACCTTGTCCAGAAAGTAGCGGTCGTGGGAGACGGCCAGGACGGTGCCCTTGAATTTTTCCAAATATTCCTCCAGCCACTCGGTGGCCCGCAGGTCCAGGTGGTTGGTGGGCTCGTCCAGAAGGAGGATGTCGGTGTCCTCCAGGATGAGCCGGGCCAGATTGACCCGGGTCTTCTCCCCGCCGGACAGCTTGTCGAAGGGCCGCTCCCGCATTTCCTGGGGAATGGACAGGCCGTTGCACACCTTATTTTTATTGGTGTCAGTCTCATAGCCGCCCCCGGCCTGGAAAGCGGCGGACAGCTTGTCGTATCTGGACAGTAAAGCGGGATCGCTTTCCCCCTCGGCCATCCGCTGAGACAGGGCTCCCATCTCCTCCTCCATCTGCCGGAGGGGCGCGAAGGCGGTGTCCAGCACGTCCTCCACGGTGTAGCCCGCCGGATAGACGGGAATCTGGGAGATCAGCCCCATCCGCTTGTTGGGGGCCACTACAATGTCCCCCTCGTCGGGGTGGACCTCCCCTGTCAGGATACGCAGAAAGGTGGTCTTGCCGCAGCCGTTGGGGCCCAGCAGACCGACCCGCTCCCCAGCGTCCACCTGAAAGGTGAGCCCGTCCAATATTTTTTTGCCGACCTCGAACTCCTTCACAAGGCCGGATACTGATATATCAATCATGGTTTGGGTCCTCGCTTGTTTTTCATCTTATTCTATGGTACAATTTCCTCATCTCACATCAGAAATGAGGTCTTTTTATGGAAGCCATCCGCTGGGAAAACAGCGCCCTCTATCTCCTGGACCAGACCCGTCTGCCCGCTGAGGAACGCTGGCTGCGGTACACCGAGTACCGGGCCGTCGCCCGGGCCATCCGAAGCATGGTGGTCCGGGGCGCGCCCGCCATCGGGATCACGGCGGCCTATGCCATGGTGCTAGCCGCTCAGGAGAATGCCTGTAAAGGAGATTTCCCTGCCGCTATGTCTCAGGCCAAGGCGGTCCTTGCCGCCAGCCGTCCCACGGCGGTGAACCTGTTCTGGACCCTAGACCGTATGGAGCGGTGCTGGCAGACCGCCGGCCCCGACCTGCCCCGCCTGGAGGAGGAGGCCCGGACCATCCACCGGGAGGACATCCAGATGAACGAGGCCATGGGCAAGGCGGGGGCGGAGCTGGTCCCGGAGGGGGCCCGCATCCTCACCCACTGCAACGCCGGAGCCCTGGCTACCGGGGGCTACGGGACGGCCCTGGGGGTCATCCGCGCAGCCCACGCCCAGGGGAAGGTGTCCATGGTCTACGCCGACGAGACCCGCCCCCTGCTCCAGGGCGCCCGGCTCACCGCCTGCGAGCTGGATAAGGACCAGATCCCCGTCACCCTGATCTGCGACGATATGGCCGGCTATCTCATGTCCCAAGGCAAGGTGGACCTGGTGGTGGTGGGCTGTGACCGAATGGCCGCCAACGGGGATTTTGCCAACAAAATCGGCACCTACTCCCTGGCCGTCCTGGCCAAACACCACGGCATCCCCTTCTACACCGCCCTGCCCTCCTCCACCATCGACCTGAGCATCCCCGACGGCTCCCACATCCCGGTGGAACAGCGGGACGGCCAGGAGGTGGCCTGCTTCGCCGGGGTCCAGACCGGACCTCTCGGCGTACAGACCTGGAATCCCGCCTTTGACGTGACCCCCCACGGCCTGCTCACCGCCGTCATCACCGAGCGGGGCGTCCTCCGCCCGCCCTTCGACCTGGCCGAAGGTCAGGCAGAGGCTTGAGGTCTACCCCTCCGCCGTCAGCTCCAGCAGCTGGGCGGTGAGCTCCTCCAGCTTCATGCCCCGGGAGGCCTTGACCAGGATGGTACAGTCAGGGCAAAGGACCTGGGGCAGAGCGGCTTTGGCCTCCTCCCGGTCCTGACATTGAATCACTTGGGGAACGCCGGCGTCCCGGGCGCCCTGGGCGATGTGCTCCGCCAGCTGGCCCACGGCCACCAGGCAGTCCACCCGGACCTCGCCCAGGTACTCCCCTACGCCGGTGTGGAGGGCGGGCGCGAAGGGCCCCAGTTCCAGCATGTCGCCCAGAATCGCCACCTTGCGGCTGCCCTGACTGTCGGCCAGCACGCTCACCGCCGCCCGCATGGACTGGGGATTGGCGTTATAGGTGTCGTCCAGAATGGTGATGCCCTCCCCGCGATGGAGGATGTTCATCCGCATCCGGGTGGGCACAAACTGGCCGATGCCCTTTTCGATCTGGTCGGGGGTGAGGCCGAACCGCTCCCCCACCGCGGCGGCGATCAGGGCGGGATAGATCATGTGCTCCCCCAGAGCGGGGACCTTGACCTCCCGGTCCATGCCCGGGGTGATGAGGCGGCAGTGGATGTGGCTGACGCCGTCGCCGCCGGTGACCTGGGCCCGGCAGCCGCACCCCTCCCCCTGGCCGCAGAAGATGGCCGGGACGGGCGTGTTCCCCCGGAGGGTGCTGAGCAGGGCGTCGTCCCCGTTGAGGACCACCGCGCCGCCGGGCTGGATGTGGGGCAGCATCTCGCACTTGGCCTTTAGAATGTTCTCCCGGCTGCCCAGGCGCTCAATATGGGCGTCGCCGATGTTGGTGATAACCCCCACGTCGGGCCGGACTGCGCTGGCCAGATAGTCAATCTCCCCCGGCCGGTCCATCCCCATCTCCAGCACGGCGATCTCGTGCTCCCGGGTCAGCTCCAGCAGGGTCAGGGGCAGGCCGATGGTGTTGTTGCGGTTGCCCTCGGTTTTGAGCACCTTATACTTCATACCCAAAACCGCCGCCAGCATATCCTTGGCGGTGGTCTTGCCTACACTGCCCGTCACCCCCACGAAGGGGATGTCAAACCGGCCCCGGTACCACGAGGCCAGGTCCCGGAGGGCCCGCTGGGTGTCGGCTACCTTGACATAAAATTTATCCGGTAAAAACCCCTCCCGCTCCCGGGCGGTAAGACAGCCTGCGGCCCCGCCCTCCAGGGCGGAGTCAATATAGGCGTGTCCGTCGAACCGCGCTCCGGTGAGGGGGATGAACAGGGAGCCGGGGTGGATGGACCGGCTGTCGGTGTCCACCCGGAGGATGGGCGCGGACAGGTCGTCAAAGTCCCCCAACAGCCTTCCCCCCACCGCCTCCAGAAGCTGAGCCAGTGTGATGCTTTCCATTTACAGTCCCTCCTTGCGGGCCTCCAGGGATTTT
It contains:
- the murF gene encoding UDP-N-acetylmuramoyl-tripeptide--D-alanyl-D-alanine ligase, which encodes MESITLAQLLEAVGGRLLGDFDDLSAPILRVDTDSRSIHPGSLFIPLTGARFDGHAYIDSALEGGAAGCLTAREREGFLPDKFYVKVADTQRALRDLASWYRGRFDIPFVGVTGSVGKTTAKDMLAAVLGMKYKVLKTEGNRNNTIGLPLTLLELTREHEIAVLEMGMDRPGEIDYLASAVRPDVGVITNIGDAHIERLGSRENILKAKCEMLPHIQPGGAVVLNGDDALLSTLRGNTPVPAIFCGQGEGCGCRAQVTGGDGVSHIHCRLITPGMDREVKVPALGEHMIYPALIAAAVGERFGLTPDQIEKGIGQFVPTRMRMNILHRGEGITILDDTYNANPQSMRAAVSVLADSQGSRKVAILGDMLELGPFAPALHTGVGEYLGEVRVDCLVAVGQLAEHIAQGARDAGVPQVIQCQDREEAKAALPQVLCPDCTILVKASRGMKLEELTAQLLELTAEG
- the mtnA gene encoding Methylthioribose-1-phosphate isomerase; the protein is MEAIRWENSALYLLDQTRLPAEERWLRYTEYRAVARAIRSMVVRGAPAIGITAAYAMVLAAQENACKGDFPAAMSQAKAVLAASRPTAVNLFWTLDRMERCWQTAGPDLPRLEEEARTIHREDIQMNEAMGKAGAELVPEGARILTHCNAGALATGGYGTALGVIRAAHAQGKVSMVYADETRPLLQGARLTACELDKDQIPVTLICDDMAGYLMSQGKVDLVVVGCDRMAANGDFANKIGTYSLAVLAKHHGIPFYTALPSSTIDLSIPDGSHIPVEQRDGQEVACFAGVQTGPLGVQTWNPAFDVTPHGLLTAVITERGVLRPPFDLAEGQAEA
- the yheS gene encoding putative ABC transporter ATP-binding protein YheS codes for the protein MIDISVSGLVKEFEVGKKILDGLTFQVDAGERVGLLGPNGCGKTTFLRILTGEVHPDEGDIVVAPNKRMGLISQIPVYPAGYTVEDVLDTAFAPLRQMEEEMGALSQRMAEGESDPALLSRYDKLSAAFQAGGGYETDTNKNKVCNGLSIPQEMRERPFDKLSGGEKTRVNLARLILEDTDILLLDEPTNHLDLRATEWLEEYLEKFKGTVLAVSHDRYFLDKVVRRVVEIQEGKAEFYSGNYSFYAVEKERRYEEKLRQYEKEQAKIQQLEQAAEQLRIWAYSGNDKIFKRAQSMEKRIERIRQTDKPRKDRKMAVRFGEREFRGDEVLSIKSLEKAFGERKLFADVNLEVEGGERIALLGDNGTGKSTLIKIIMGEEEPDGGKLRRGPTVKVGYLPQIIHFDHPERTLVDTMLYDLDCTAQTARNRLASFKFRGEDVFKPVSALSGGEQSRLRLCMLMDSKINLLILDEPTNHLDIQSREWIEEAVEEYEGNLLFVSHDRYFIDRFATRIWMLEEGKITDFKGTYQEYLSAKERGKLADPGAPTVKDAPPEKKEKPKRPGGTKNLEKEVNAAERAVASAEEKMYDLELAIQEAAADYLKLQELYQQREALEDELAHLYAKWEKLAADLEEARG